In the genome of Polaribacter sp. MED152, one region contains:
- a CDS encoding ABC transporter permease, protein MFDLDRWREIFQSINKNRLRSVMSGFTVAFAILLFTLLFGIVSGLSNTFTDAFADDAQNAMFVRVWKTTKPYRGLQTGRTIQLRNGDYDYINDEYGNKIQYKSSRIYKNFTLKYKNEASNYSVMAINPDHQFLEKTIINEGRYVNERDIKDKAKVIVIGRLIKEDLFGQKPALGKRLNVNGSSYLIIGIFSDEGGDNEERKAFIPLSTAQMIYGNNDYISQIALGYNPKLSLDAAVAFGNQMERDLRNKMNIHPDDQSALSVQNMAEANKGVGQFMGILYAIVILVGSGTLVAGIIGISNIMIFVIKERTKEFGIRKALGAKPSSIVGIVVQETVLITTLAGYLGLSFGTYLLSLIGNSLEEDYFIKDPSVSTGIVVGATVVLILSGLIASYIPAKKAANIKPIVALRAD, encoded by the coding sequence ATGTTCGATTTAGATAGATGGAGAGAAATTTTTCAGAGCATCAATAAAAACAGATTACGTTCTGTAATGTCTGGTTTTACTGTGGCTTTCGCAATTTTATTATTCACCTTACTTTTTGGTATTGTAAGTGGGTTAAGTAACACTTTTACAGATGCATTTGCAGATGATGCACAGAATGCAATGTTTGTAAGAGTTTGGAAAACTACAAAACCTTACAGGGGTTTACAGACAGGTAGAACAATTCAATTGAGAAATGGTGATTACGACTATATTAATGATGAATATGGAAATAAAATTCAATATAAATCATCTAGAATTTACAAGAATTTTACACTTAAATATAAAAATGAGGCCAGTAATTACAGTGTAATGGCTATCAATCCAGATCATCAATTTTTAGAAAAAACGATTATTAATGAAGGGAGATATGTTAATGAAAGAGATATTAAAGATAAAGCGAAGGTAATTGTCATTGGTAGATTAATTAAAGAAGATTTATTTGGTCAAAAACCAGCTTTAGGTAAACGTTTAAATGTTAACGGAAGTTCTTATTTAATTATTGGTATTTTCTCTGATGAAGGTGGTGATAATGAAGAGCGTAAAGCATTTATTCCTTTAAGTACAGCTCAAATGATTTATGGTAATAACGACTATATTAGTCAAATTGCCTTAGGGTACAATCCTAAATTAAGTTTAGATGCAGCTGTTGCTTTTGGAAATCAAATGGAGCGTGATTTAAGGAATAAGATGAACATTCATCCAGATGATCAAAGTGCACTTTCCGTGCAAAATATGGCAGAAGCAAATAAAGGAGTTGGCCAATTTATGGGAATACTTTATGCCATTGTAATTCTTGTAGGTTCAGGAACTTTAGTAGCAGGTATTATAGGTATTTCTAACATTATGATTTTTGTGATTAAAGAAAGAACTAAAGAATTTGGTATTCGTAAAGCCCTTGGCGCAAAACCATCATCTATTGTAGGTATTGTAGTTCAAGAAACGGTTTTAATAACCACATTAGCAGGGTATTTAGGCTTATCTTTTGGTACATACCTATTAAGTTTAATTGGTAATAGTCTAGAAGAAGATTACTTTATTAAAGACCCAAGCGTAAGCACAGGTATTGTTGTTGGGGCTACTGTAGTATTAATTCTATCAGGTTTAATAGCAAGTTACATACCTGCTAAAAAAGCAGCCAATATTAAACCAATTGTAGCACTAAGAGCAGATTAA
- a CDS encoding ABC transporter ATP-binding protein translates to MIKIEKLHKSYPIGKDSLHVLKGIDLHIKEGEFVSIMGSSGSGKSTLLNIVGLLDIHDEGDYYLNGQLIKDMNEKKAALLRNKFLGFIFQSFNLISYKTALENVALPLYYKGMGRKERLQIALDYLEKVGLKDWANHLPNELSGGQKQRVAIARALVTKPKVVLADEPTGALDSTTTDSVMDLLKDINDEGMTVFVITHEEEVAEQTKRIVRLKDGVIISDEFTKASKAV, encoded by the coding sequence ATGATAAAAATAGAAAAACTGCACAAATCTTATCCAATAGGAAAAGACTCACTACATGTTTTAAAAGGTATTGATTTACATATTAAAGAAGGCGAATTTGTATCTATTATGGGTTCTTCAGGTTCTGGTAAATCTACGTTACTAAACATTGTAGGTTTGTTAGATATTCATGATGAAGGTGATTATTATTTAAATGGTCAGCTTATAAAAGACATGAATGAGAAAAAAGCAGCACTGTTAAGAAATAAATTTTTAGGATTTATATTTCAATCATTTAACCTAATTTCATATAAAACTGCATTAGAAAACGTTGCACTTCCTTTGTATTATAAAGGAATGGGTAGAAAAGAACGTTTACAAATTGCTTTAGATTACTTAGAAAAAGTAGGTTTAAAAGATTGGGCAAATCATTTACCAAACGAACTTTCTGGTGGTCAAAAACAACGTGTTGCCATTGCAAGAGCATTGGTTACTAAACCAAAAGTTGTTTTAGCAGATGAGCCAACAGGAGCATTAGATTCTACAACTACAGATTCTGTGATGGACTTGTTAAAAGACATTAATGACGAAGGAATGACTGTATTTGTAATTACTCACGAAGAAGAAGTAGCAGAGCAAACAAAGAGAATTGTTCGTTTAAAAGATGGCGTTATTATTAGTGACGAATTTACAAAAGCATCTAAAGCAGTCTAA
- a CDS encoding alpha/beta fold hydrolase — protein MEKLIQLTTEDSENVALWKITNDKSTNKHLFLIHGTFSDKDFFNGFTDYFLNLGYTCWALDWRNHGASKKTNKKFKITTIGKYDVTAAFRYLTATENINKLHCVAHSGGGIAITVCLVHHPEFKKFIKSITLFGVQAFGANTGILQNIKLRVAKLFSKLIGKVPAKLAGSKNNDETYFTMKQWFNWNIYRQFKDSNHFDYEPEMKEIKIPIISFCAKGDDFIAPKEGCQLFLDAFQNPKNELVYCAKELGNLEDYNHSRILKSRNSMKELWPKAAAWMQTHS, from the coding sequence ATGGAGAAATTAATTCAGCTCACTACAGAAGATTCAGAAAATGTAGCTCTTTGGAAAATTACCAATGATAAATCAACAAACAAACACTTATTTCTAATTCATGGAACCTTTTCTGACAAAGATTTCTTTAATGGTTTTACAGACTATTTTTTAAACTTAGGGTACACTTGTTGGGCATTAGATTGGAGAAATCATGGTGCAAGTAAAAAAACAAACAAAAAATTTAAAATAACTACTATTGGTAAATATGATGTTACAGCTGCATTCCGTTATTTAACAGCTACCGAAAATATAAATAAATTACATTGTGTTGCTCATAGTGGAGGAGGAATTGCAATTACAGTATGTTTAGTTCATCACCCTGAATTTAAAAAATTCATAAAAAGTATCACACTTTTTGGAGTACAAGCATTTGGGGCAAACACTGGCATCCTACAGAATATAAAACTACGAGTAGCTAAGTTATTTTCTAAATTAATTGGGAAAGTACCTGCAAAACTAGCAGGTTCTAAGAATAACGATGAAACCTATTTTACCATGAAACAATGGTTTAACTGGAACATCTACAGGCAATTTAAAGACAGTAATCATTTTGATTACGAACCTGAAATGAAAGAAATTAAAATACCAATCATTTCTTTCTGTGCAAAAGGTGATGACTTTATAGCGCCTAAAGAAGGTTGTCAATTATTTTTAGACGCATTTCAAAACCCAAAAAATGAGTTGGTTTATTGTGCAAAAGAACTGGGCAATTTAGAAGATTACAATCATAGCAGAATACTAAAGTCTAGAAATTCTATGAAAGAGTTGTGGCCTAAAGCTGCTGCTTGGATGCAGACACATTCGTAA
- a CDS encoding ABC transporter permease has translation MKFLFDSDTWQEIYGSIRKNKVRTAITIIGVLWGIFLLVVLLGAARGVDNGFKKIFGDFATNSVFVWTQSTDTPFKGFQEGRRFRLKMSDIEVLKSEYQDEIKLLAPRNQTNNLIIHDFKSGNFSVSGDYPVLDQIQKKKLIFGRFINENDILSSAKITVISENMYKQLFDKGEEPIGEYIKINSINYKVVGVYGSSNGIDLDGDTAFIPFTTFKRVYNTANNIDWMVITANEGIDIEQMESDVILTLKSLHNVHPEDKRAFGSFNLGVQIAKVTGFLTGLQFMTWFVGIATLIAGVFAIGNILLITVKERTQEIGIRRALGATPKSIRQQIILESVFLTTIAGMLGIVFGGLILYFIDSAFGQGDDAALINPTVNIPIIIIAFVTLIVLGTLIGLIPAHMATVVRPIEALREE, from the coding sequence ATGAAGTTTTTATTTGATTCAGATACTTGGCAAGAAATTTACGGAAGCATCCGTAAAAATAAAGTGAGAACCGCAATTACAATTATTGGTGTTCTTTGGGGTATATTTCTTTTAGTAGTTTTATTAGGAGCTGCAAGAGGTGTAGACAATGGTTTTAAAAAGATTTTTGGAGACTTTGCAACAAACAGTGTTTTTGTTTGGACGCAGTCTACAGACACACCTTTTAAAGGTTTTCAAGAGGGTAGAAGGTTTCGTCTTAAAATGAGTGATATAGAGGTGTTAAAATCTGAATATCAAGATGAAATTAAATTGTTAGCACCAAGAAATCAAACCAATAATCTAATTATACATGATTTTAAATCTGGTAATTTTTCAGTAAGTGGAGATTATCCAGTTCTAGATCAAATTCAAAAAAAGAAATTAATCTTTGGAAGATTTATTAATGAGAACGATATTTTATCATCAGCTAAAATAACAGTTATCTCAGAAAATATGTACAAACAACTTTTTGATAAAGGAGAAGAGCCAATAGGTGAGTACATTAAAATTAATAGTATAAATTACAAAGTTGTTGGAGTTTATGGCTCATCTAATGGAATTGATTTGGATGGAGATACTGCATTCATACCTTTTACCACATTCAAAAGGGTTTACAATACAGCCAATAATATAGATTGGATGGTAATTACAGCCAATGAAGGTATAGATATTGAGCAAATGGAGAGTGATGTAATTTTAACGCTTAAAAGTTTGCATAATGTGCACCCAGAAGATAAAAGAGCATTTGGTTCTTTTAACTTAGGAGTTCAAATTGCAAAAGTAACTGGGTTTTTAACAGGGTTACAATTCATGACTTGGTTTGTAGGTATTGCCACTTTAATTGCAGGAGTATTTGCTATTGGTAATATCTTACTAATTACAGTTAAAGAAAGAACACAAGAAATAGGAATTAGAAGAGCTTTAGGTGCAACTCCTAAAAGTATTCGTCAACAAATTATATTAGAATCTGTATTTCTTACAACAATAGCAGGAATGCTGGGTATTGTATTTGGAGGTTTAATCCTATATTTTATCGATTCTGCTTTTGGGCAAGGAGATGATGCAGCACTAATTAATCCAACCGTAAATATTCCAATAATTATTATAGCATTTGTAACATTAATTGTGTTAGGTACACTAATAGGTTTAATACCTGCACATATGGCTACAGTTGTTAGACCAATAGAAGCATTAAGAGAAGAATAA
- a CDS encoding HAD family phosphatase, giving the protein MNIPKEIKCVIFDMDGVIIDSEEIHKKAYYETFNSISVNVSDELYKTLTGSSTINAFQKLVHHFKLDLNPEDLVLDKRKRYVNFFENDPTLHLVKGVEDLIKHLYQNEVTLVLASSSAMINIDRVFTRFNLHQYFKAKISGADLKESKPNPEIFEKAAILGGISKKHCVVIEDSDNGIKAANDAGIFVIGYKNPMAKDQTLENANYVSDDFLHLKAALF; this is encoded by the coding sequence ATGAATATACCTAAAGAAATTAAATGTGTCATTTTTGATATGGATGGAGTAATTATAGACTCTGAAGAAATTCATAAAAAGGCCTATTATGAAACATTTAATTCAATTAGTGTAAACGTTTCAGATGAATTGTATAAAACATTAACAGGCTCATCTACCATAAATGCATTTCAGAAATTAGTCCATCATTTTAAGCTAGATTTAAATCCAGAAGATTTGGTATTAGATAAAAGAAAAAGGTACGTAAACTTTTTTGAGAATGATCCTACCCTTCATTTGGTGAAAGGCGTAGAAGACTTAATTAAACATTTATACCAGAATGAAGTTACGTTAGTTTTAGCCTCTTCTTCTGCTATGATTAATATTGATAGGGTTTTTACACGATTTAACCTACATCAATATTTTAAGGCGAAAATAAGTGGCGCAGATTTAAAGGAATCAAAACCAAATCCTGAGATTTTTGAAAAAGCAGCCATTTTAGGCGGAATTTCTAAAAAACATTGTGTGGTTATTGAAGATTCGGATAATGGAATTAAAGCTGCAAATGATGCAGGTATTTTTGTGATTGGCTATAAAAACCCAATGGCTAAAGATCAAACTTTAGAAAATGCAAATTATGTTTCTGATGACTTTCTTCATTTAAAAGCAGCTTTGTTTTAA
- a CDS encoding DUF4252 domain-containing protein, with translation MKKLTTVFSFLLVVLLMSSCKNDKSLQTYLVDTSGKEGFYTGDIPVSSVLSPKADVADDVKETMQSIKKINVVFLPKTGANEASYETEKAKLKEIFKDNEDYKSLMAMKLKGMNVSVFYSGKTEAIDEIVAFGYGDQNGVGVVRLLGDNMDPSKIVQMLSSVEMDENSLGNLGNIFNAN, from the coding sequence ATGAAAAAATTAACCACAGTATTTTCTTTCCTATTAGTTGTTTTGCTAATGAGTTCTTGTAAAAATGATAAATCTTTACAAACCTATTTAGTAGATACTAGTGGTAAAGAAGGTTTTTATACAGGAGATATACCTGTAAGTTCAGTATTATCTCCAAAAGCAGATGTAGCTGATGATGTCAAAGAAACTATGCAAAGTATTAAGAAGATTAATGTTGTTTTTCTGCCAAAAACAGGAGCTAATGAGGCCTCTTATGAAACTGAAAAAGCTAAGTTAAAAGAGATTTTTAAAGACAATGAAGATTACAAAAGTCTTATGGCCATGAAATTGAAAGGTATGAATGTATCTGTATTCTATTCTGGTAAAACAGAAGCTATTGATGAAATTGTAGCCTTTGGTTATGGAGATCAAAATGGAGTAGGAGTTGTACGTTTGTTAGGTGATAATATGGATCCTTCTAAAATTGTACAAATGTTGAGCAGTGTAGAAATGGATGAAAATAGCTTAGGAAACTTAGGTAACATCTTTAACGCGAATTAA
- a CDS encoding S41 family peptidase, with translation MKKNKNIIYFLLGCALFFGCSKEYEVPQNLVVHDFVWKGLNAYYLYQDDIADLSDRRFNSDEELNAYLNSFADYNLLFESLLLENDIKSTLIEDYNTLTVPELRSRFTNGLEFGIIADPNNSENVLGYVTHILPNSNAANQNINRGDYFNAVDGVLLTRQNYQDILLNGQDNFTLNMANFDGNTITPTTTTVSLEKEGYNYPGVFMEDVLAVNADNVGYIIYNNDFSTNYINNLKQTANNFVSQNVNKLVLDLRYSIGSGSFARNMEAFASVITGQFQNEVLIKENWNNKAQAWFSQNQPDSLVTRFSANNANTSVEGMQVTDLFIILNSANFEGSSAIELLVNSLNPYMNVQIIGNNTAGNNTGSITLYNSEDYDFGLKNTTHTVALQPVVLTFSNNNDETYNNGLSPIINLCDQEDILNLGVLGTRTEPILNRVLNLIETGAANSNTNCNPNNYEYLFNSIAPQRNIDNGVFIEQDLPNTN, from the coding sequence ATGAAAAAAAATAAAAATATTATCTACTTCTTACTAGGTTGTGCTTTATTCTTTGGTTGTTCTAAAGAATATGAAGTACCTCAAAATTTAGTTGTGCACGATTTTGTTTGGAAAGGTTTAAACGCTTATTATTTGTATCAAGATGATATTGCAGATTTGTCTGATAGACGTTTTAATTCTGATGAAGAATTAAATGCGTACTTAAATTCTTTTGCGGATTATAATTTACTTTTTGAAAGTTTATTACTTGAAAACGATATAAAATCTACCTTAATAGAAGATTATAATACTTTAACAGTTCCTGAATTAAGAAGTAGATTTACAAATGGTTTAGAATTCGGAATTATTGCAGACCCAAACAATTCTGAAAATGTCTTGGGTTATGTAACACATATTTTACCAAATTCTAATGCTGCCAATCAAAACATTAATAGAGGTGATTATTTTAACGCTGTTGATGGTGTATTACTTACAAGACAAAATTATCAGGATATTTTATTAAATGGTCAAGATAATTTTACCCTGAATATGGCAAATTTTGATGGCAATACAATTACGCCAACTACAACTACAGTTAGTTTAGAAAAAGAAGGTTATAATTATCCTGGTGTTTTTATGGAAGACGTTTTAGCTGTGAATGCAGATAACGTAGGCTATATCATTTATAACAACGATTTCTCTACCAACTACATTAATAACTTAAAACAAACTGCAAACAATTTTGTAAGTCAGAATGTAAATAAATTGGTTTTAGATTTAAGGTATAGCATTGGTTCAGGAAGTTTTGCTAGAAATATGGAAGCATTTGCAAGCGTTATCACTGGTCAGTTCCAAAATGAAGTTCTCATCAAAGAAAATTGGAACAATAAAGCACAAGCTTGGTTTTCACAAAATCAACCAGATTCATTGGTTACACGTTTTTCTGCTAACAATGCCAACACTTCTGTTGAAGGGATGCAGGTTACAGATTTATTTATCATTTTAAATAGTGCTAATTTTGAAGGCTCATCTGCTATTGAATTACTGGTAAATAGTCTAAATCCGTATATGAATGTGCAAATAATTGGTAACAATACTGCTGGAAACAATACAGGTTCTATTACACTTTATAATTCTGAAGATTATGATTTTGGACTAAAAAACACAACACATACAGTAGCTTTACAACCTGTAGTGTTAACTTTCTCAAATAATAACGACGAAACTTATAACAACGGATTATCACCAATAATAAATCTTTGTGATCAAGAAGATATTTTAAATTTGGGCGTTTTAGGCACTAGAACAGAACCTATTTTAAATAGGGTTTTAAATTTAATTGAAACTGGAGCAGCAAATTCAAACACCAATTGCAATCCTAACAATTACGAATATCTGTTTAATAGTATTGCTCCACAAAGAAATATTGATAATGGTGTTTTTATAGAACAAGATTTACCTAATACAAATTAA
- a CDS encoding thiol-disulfide oxidoreductase DCC family protein has product MITIPKNKKLILFDGVCNLCNSAVLKIIKYDKKDVFLFAALDSDTGKKVIQHLKIDVEKIDSIILYEPNVSYEIKSTAALKIAQDFGGIWWLTSVFMFIPETIRNYVYDYIAKNRYKWFGKKQHCLLPNSKLKAKFI; this is encoded by the coding sequence ATGATTACTATCCCTAAGAATAAAAAATTAATACTGTTTGATGGTGTTTGCAATCTTTGCAATTCTGCAGTATTAAAAATAATAAAGTACGATAAAAAAGATGTTTTTCTTTTTGCTGCTTTAGATTCTGATACTGGTAAAAAAGTAATTCAACATTTAAAAATTGATGTAGAAAAAATAGACTCTATCATTTTGTATGAGCCTAATGTTTCTTATGAAATTAAATCTACAGCTGCCTTAAAAATTGCCCAAGATTTTGGTGGTATTTGGTGGTTAACTAGTGTGTTTATGTTTATACCCGAAACTATTAGAAATTATGTGTATGATTACATTGCAAAAAACCGTTACAAATGGTTTGGCAAAAAACAACATTGCTTACTACCTAATTCTAAATTAAAAGCAAAATTTATTTAA
- a CDS encoding M1 family aminopeptidase, translating into MKFNTIFFLSFLIFSTSLLAQSSTYKAEKEKKHVLIHTKLNVDFNFDDKTMNGEAWVTASPYFYATNKVSLDANSMRIHEVSLDNKPLAFEYDEYVLEIELPRVYTKNEEFTIYIKYTARPEKVKDEGSKAITDAKGLYFINADGKDATKPTQIWTQGETQANSAWFPTIDAPNQKMTQEIAITVPNKYQTLSNGVLVSQTNKDNNRTDYWKQDKKHAPYLAFMGVGEFAIIKDNYKNIPVNYYVEKEYAPYAKDIFGLTPEMIGFFEKRLGVEYPWAKYSQIVVHDYVSGAMENTTAVVHGEQAYQKPGQLIDANLQENTIAHEIFHHWFGNLVTSESWSNLTLNESFANYGEYLWRAHKYGKTDAEMHYYEQVEAYKNGQNQDKSLVRYNYDDREELFDLVSYNKGGAILHMLRKYLGDEAFFLGLKTYLTNYKFDTAEVHQLRLVFEEITGQDLNWFFNQWYFGANHPNIEISYDYNTLRKTVTVNIAQLQSETFKFPFAIDIFEGNQKTRHTVFVDSNDASFTFPYNKQPNLIQVNADNVLVCNLYENKILSEYIFQLKNADNFAHRREALFQVASKQDDKNAFNAIVSALDDDSYKIRILALQQIDLINKFSKKDAIRKIMRMANNDEKTLVQAEALSTLGKLTDPELKPIFEKALNSKSYSVLGKALVSMYYIDQPLAIQKSKELPDEVRKILATPLTKIFIEAKDESELPFVAKSVVSGMFLANDDATKVLYQKAFDQIAVSNNTEAIQNLVDDMVVKGKEYTGFNFDKVMINLMRKMVDQQKKESKSNYLKNIEIIKTAMSKLL; encoded by the coding sequence ATGAAGTTCAATACCATATTCTTTTTAAGCTTTTTAATTTTTAGTACATCACTTTTAGCACAAAGCAGTACCTATAAAGCAGAGAAAGAGAAAAAACATGTTCTAATACACACCAAGTTAAATGTAGATTTTAATTTTGATGATAAAACCATGAATGGCGAAGCATGGGTTACAGCATCACCTTACTTCTATGCTACAAATAAAGTGTCTTTAGATGCCAATTCAATGCGCATTCACGAAGTTAGTTTAGATAACAAACCACTCGCATTTGAATATGATGAATATGTTTTAGAAATTGAACTGCCTAGAGTATATACCAAGAACGAAGAGTTTACAATTTATATTAAATATACTGCAAGACCAGAAAAGGTAAAAGATGAAGGAAGTAAGGCTATAACAGATGCTAAAGGATTGTATTTTATAAATGCAGATGGTAAAGATGCTACCAAACCAACACAAATCTGGACACAAGGTGAAACACAAGCCAATTCTGCTTGGTTCCCAACTATAGATGCACCTAACCAAAAAATGACCCAAGAAATAGCGATTACTGTTCCTAATAAATACCAAACATTATCTAATGGAGTATTAGTTAGCCAAACCAATAAGGATAACAACAGAACCGATTATTGGAAACAAGATAAAAAACATGCTCCTTATTTAGCGTTCATGGGAGTTGGTGAGTTCGCAATTATAAAAGACAATTATAAAAATATACCTGTTAATTATTATGTAGAAAAAGAATATGCACCCTATGCAAAAGATATTTTTGGCTTAACTCCAGAAATGATAGGTTTTTTTGAGAAGAGATTAGGGGTAGAATATCCTTGGGCAAAATACAGTCAAATTGTAGTTCATGATTATGTTTCTGGAGCCATGGAAAATACTACTGCAGTTGTGCATGGTGAACAAGCATATCAAAAACCAGGACAATTAATAGATGCCAATTTACAAGAAAATACAATTGCTCACGAAATTTTTCATCACTGGTTTGGTAATTTAGTAACTTCAGAAAGTTGGTCTAACTTGACCTTAAATGAGTCTTTTGCCAATTATGGTGAATATCTCTGGAGAGCACACAAATATGGTAAAACAGATGCAGAAATGCATTATTATGAGCAAGTTGAGGCGTATAAAAATGGTCAAAATCAAGATAAAAGCTTAGTTCGTTATAATTATGATGATAGAGAAGAATTATTTGATTTAGTTAGCTATAATAAAGGTGGAGCAATACTTCACATGCTTAGAAAATATTTAGGCGATGAAGCTTTTTTTCTAGGGTTAAAAACCTATTTAACCAATTATAAATTTGATACTGCAGAAGTACATCAATTAAGATTGGTGTTCGAAGAAATTACTGGGCAGGATTTAAACTGGTTTTTTAATCAATGGTATTTTGGAGCAAATCATCCAAATATTGAAATTTCTTATGATTACAATACATTAAGAAAAACAGTTACTGTAAACATTGCTCAGTTGCAATCTGAAACATTTAAGTTTCCTTTTGCTATTGATATTTTTGAAGGGAATCAAAAAACAAGACATACCGTTTTTGTAGATTCAAATGATGCTTCTTTTACATTTCCATACAACAAACAGCCTAATTTAATTCAAGTAAATGCAGATAATGTTTTAGTATGTAATTTGTATGAAAACAAAATTTTAAGCGAATATATTTTTCAACTTAAAAATGCCGATAATTTTGCACATAGAAGAGAGGCATTGTTTCAGGTAGCTTCTAAACAAGATGATAAAAATGCGTTTAATGCCATTGTTAGTGCACTAGATGATGATTCTTACAAAATTAGAATTTTGGCATTACAACAAATCGATTTAATAAATAAGTTCTCTAAAAAAGACGCTATTCGTAAAATTATGAGAATGGCCAATAATGATGAAAAAACCTTAGTTCAGGCAGAAGCTTTAAGCACTTTAGGTAAGTTAACAGACCCTGAATTAAAACCAATATTTGAAAAGGCCTTAAATAGCAAATCGTATTCTGTATTGGGTAAAGCTTTGGTTTCTATGTATTATATAGATCAACCTTTGGCCATTCAAAAATCTAAAGAATTACCAGATGAAGTTCGTAAAATATTAGCAACGCCTTTAACTAAAATATTTATTGAGGCTAAAGATGAATCTGAATTGCCTTTTGTTGCCAAAAGTGTAGTATCTGGAATGTTCTTGGCGAATGATGATGCTACAAAAGTCTTATATCAAAAAGCTTTTGATCAAATTGCTGTAAGCAACAATACAGAAGCTATTCAGAATTTAGTAGATGATATGGTTGTGAAAGGGAAAGAGTATACTGGTTTTAATTTTGATAAAGTGATGATTAACTTAATGCGTAAAATGGTTGATCAGCAGAAAAAAGAAAGCAAATCAAATTACTTGAAAAACATTGAAATTATAAAAACAGCAATGTCTAAGTTGCTGTAG
- a CDS encoding RNA polymerase sigma factor: MNQSDFLEVVLPFKDKVFRLAKRLLVSREEAEDATQELIFKLWKNKGKIGNYKNVEAFAMTMTKNYCYDRLKSKQASNLTLVHSNYKEKETSLDKKLEYQDSVNQVHQLIEKLPENQKIIIQLRDVEQYDFDEICKMVDMKPTAVRVALSRARKTIREELIKKHNYGVS, from the coding sequence ATGAACCAGTCAGACTTTTTAGAAGTTGTTTTACCATTTAAAGATAAGGTTTTTAGACTAGCAAAAAGATTGTTAGTATCTAGAGAAGAAGCAGAAGATGCTACCCAAGAGCTTATTTTTAAACTATGGAAAAACAAAGGTAAAATTGGGAATTATAAAAATGTTGAAGCATTTGCAATGACAATGACTAAAAACTATTGTTATGATCGTTTAAAAAGTAAGCAAGCAAGTAATTTAACCTTAGTACATAGCAATTATAAAGAGAAAGAAACTTCTTTAGATAAGAAATTAGAATATCAAGACAGTGTAAACCAAGTGCACCAATTGATAGAGAAATTGCCAGAAAATCAAAAGATAATTATTCAATTAAGAGATGTTGAACAGTATGATTTTGATGAAATTTGTAAAATGGTAGATATGAAGCCAACAGCAGTTAGAGTAGCATTATCTAGAGCAAGAAAAACAATTAGAGAAGAATTAATTAAAAAACACAACTATGGAGTTAGCTAA
- a CDS encoding DUF4252 domain-containing protein produces MKKIIVLIAFVLAPMFSNAQSIFDSLEDLDEVDMVVVTKDAFELLNKFKPKDAKVEGNDVMQAFEMLNELKEFKMFSTDNVTIANKMESMVKSAIKKANLTELMRIKEDDSRVKIYVKATKNKDFVSEVLMFVKGIDKKTNGMSEAMVLSLTGNIDINKMADYTDKIVKENK; encoded by the coding sequence ATGAAAAAAATAATAGTATTAATAGCATTTGTATTAGCACCAATGTTTTCTAATGCACAATCTATCTTTGATAGTTTAGAAGATTTAGATGAAGTAGATATGGTTGTTGTAACCAAAGATGCATTTGAGTTGCTTAACAAGTTTAAACCAAAAGACGCAAAAGTAGAAGGTAATGATGTAATGCAAGCCTTTGAAATGTTAAATGAATTAAAAGAATTCAAAATGTTTTCTACAGATAATGTAACCATTGCAAACAAAATGGAAAGCATGGTAAAGTCTGCCATTAAAAAAGCAAATCTTACAGAGTTAATGCGTATTAAAGAAGACGATTCTAGAGTTAAAATTTACGTAAAGGCTACTAAAAATAAAGATTTTGTAAGCGAAGTTTTAATGTTTGTTAAAGGCATAGACAAGAAAACTAATGGAATGTCTGAAGCTATGGTGTTATCGTTAACAGGTAATATAGACATTAATAAAATGGCTGATTATACAGATAAAATTGTAAAAGAAAACAAGTAA